One window from the genome of Palaemon carinicauda isolate YSFRI2023 chromosome 24, ASM3689809v2, whole genome shotgun sequence encodes:
- the LOC137618206 gene encoding tigger transposable element-derived protein 4-like isoform X2: protein MDDLHRLNSGSCTELERLAAAAATMGYSDSLVAVHQPPLSVSGPVLPHQFPTEHFQRQYARSDTHPRPTFEQVPRPPPTAHHQPAPPAHAHAPPPPPPNIQYITDRTPHYGRTQYVTIDMQYANPNNIISTPTQPESHYQPPVTPERVEPTPIVTLSDVGGNSMKKKKESQEVNSKKRKNENYEKEGACQGVEDNSEFKDPRTVLEVPSPIEDPEGGGLVWNCNLCDTNFPSSQAWQDHQLEHQNSVNKRRNGLSLEVKIEIIKRINSGEKQSDMAEEYMVNRSTIKSIMKKANSYLQCWKKGMFHPDSKRLKGPKREDIEAALYSWYRQAIASGVPVSGPILCSKALAFASKLGHADFKATHGWLDRFKKRKNIVFGRAPSSRRTQEKEVSNSAEVKSSEWQSSILPQLLLEFEAGDIFAVEEVGFFYRVLPSEAPSLAGEHCAGGVRSRQRLTVLLCGNMSGVEKFPLLVVGKHSKPSSFRHVKSLPVQYISNQKAWMNSDSFSAWLQDVDSWFVQQGRRVVIIASSLPVHTKAPLGLRAVKLVLTPQGFHGPLKHGVVMAFKRNYRRGLMETLINQLQREGPCDNKRVRRLNVKLTLLNCLHQLAAAWHSISDVNISGSFTRAGITKYWNTHPPPQEQSMGAENLTLFHRLQTLGLGIPEITFEDYIHFDDDVQVCNLNNDDDILAIVTGADKDDDMKYDDEEDEDENEKGGQEETGPSLEDVESALATLRKHIQYQEGAQEMFRVLAHLEYLIYKGQVGRKGIEVQTTTPSTH from the coding sequence ATGGATGACTTACATCGTCTAAACAGTGGCAGTTGCACTGAGCTTGAGCGGTTAGCAGCTGCAGCAGCAACTATGGGTTATTCAGATTCCCTTGTAGCAGTCCATCAGCCTCCCCTATCAGTTAGTGGTCCAGTGTTACCTCATCAGTTTCCTACTGAACATTTTCAGCGTCAGTATGCTCGTAGTGATACACACCCGCGTCCTACTTTTGAACAAGTACCACGGCCTCCTCCCACAGCCCATCATCAACCTGCTCCTCCTGCACATGCTCATGCTCCACCACCTCCTCCCCCTAATATTCAATACATTACAGATCGAACCCCACATTATGGCAGGACTCAATATGTTACAATTGATATGCAATATGCAAATCCAAATAATATTATATCAACCCCTACTCAACCGGAGTCTCATTATCAACCACCAGTTACTCCAGAACGAGTAGAACCAACACCAATAGTAACCCTAAGTGATGTGGGAGGAAattcaatgaaaaagaaaaaggagtcGCAGGAAGTAAacagcaagaaaagaaaaaatgaaaattatgagaAGGAAGGTGCATGTCAAGGTGTGGAAGACAATTCAGAGTTCAAAGACCCCAGAACAGTTTTAGAAGTTCCATCTCCTATTGAAGACCCTGAAGGTGGTGGTTTAGTATGGAACTGTAATTTGTGTGACACTAATTTCCCTTCTTCTCAAGCTTGGCAAgaccaccaacttgaacatcaaaaCAGTGTGAATAAACGAAGGAATGGTTTGTCTCTTGAAGTGAAAATTGAAATAATCAAGCGCATTAATAGTGGAGAAAAGCAATCAGACATGGCCGAGGAATATATGGTTAATCGTTCCACTATAAAATCTATAATGAAAAAAGCAAACAGTTACTTGCAGTGCTGGAAAAAAGGGATGTTTCATCCTGATAGTAAGCGTTTAAAAGGCCCGAAACGAGAAGATATTGAAGCTGCACTTTATTCATGGTACAGGCAAGCTATAGCCTCAGGAGTACCTGTATCAGGTCCTATTCTTTGTTCAAAGGCATTAGCTTTTGCTAGCAAACTTGGTCACGCTGATTTTAAAGCTACACATGGTTGGTTAGATCgttttaagaaaaggaaaaatattgtcTTTGGTCGTGCTCCATCATCTAGAAGAACACAAGAAAAAGAAGTTAGTAATTCTGCAGAGGTAAAGTCAAGTGAATGGCAGTCCTCTATACTACCTCAACTTTTATTAGAATTTGAGGCTGGTGACATATTTGCTGTTGAAGAAGTGGGCTTCTTTTATCGTGTATTACCAAGTGAGGCACCTTCTTTAGCTGGCGAACATTGTGCTGGAGGAGTTCGAAGTAGACAAAGACTGACAGTTTTATTATGTGGAAATATGTCTGGAGTTGAAAAGTTTCCTCTTCTTGTAGTAGGTAAGCATTCTAAACCATCTAGTTTCCGACATGTTAAAAGCTTACCTGTACAGTATATTTCTAATCAAAAGGCTTGGATGAACAGTGATAGTTTTAGTGCTTGGTTACAAGATGTAGACTCTTGGTTTGTACAACAAGGAAGACGTGTAGTAATCATTGCTTCATCTCTTCCTGTGCATACTAAAGCTCCTCTAGGCCTTCGTGCTGTGAAACTAGTACTAACTCCCCAGGGGTTCCATGGACCCTTAAAACATGGTGTTGTAATGGCTTTCAAGCGAAATTATCGCCGTGGGCTCATGGAAACTCTTATCAATCAGCTTCAGAGGGAAGGTCCTTGTGATAACAAAAGAGTAAGACGATTGAATGTCAAGTTGACACTCCTGAATTGCCTTCATCAACTGGCAGCTGCATGGCATAGTATAAGTGATGTGAATATCAGTGGAAGTTTCACACGTGCAGGCATAACCAAATATTGGAATACCCATCCACCTCCCCAAGAACAGTCAATGGGTGCTGAGAACCTTACGCTTTTTCACCGCTTACAAACTCTTGGTCTTGGTATTCCTGAAATAACATTTGAAGATTATATTCATTTTGATGATGATGTTCAAGTTTGTAACCTCAATAATGATGACGATATACTAGCCATTGTTACAGGAgctgataaagatgatgatatgaaatatgatgatgaggaagatgaggatgaaaatgaaaaaggaGGTCAAGAGGAAACTGGCCCTTCCTTAGAGGATGTTGAATCTGCCCTCGCAACTTTAAGGAAGCACATCCAATACCAAGAAGGAGCACAAGAAATGTTTCGTGTTTTGGCTCACTTGGAGTACCTTATCTATAAGGGTCAGGTTGGAAGAAAAGGTATAGAAGTTCAGACAACAACCCCTAGTACCCATtga